The window ATTTTGAATCGCAATATATAATGGTGTATGCCCCTGTTTATTAAGTCCATTTATATCCGTACCTTTTTTTATTAACTCTGTTAAAAATGAGCTATTCTCTTTTTCAGTATACATATAAATATGCAATGCATTATTTACATCGTTATCAACATTATTTAAGTCTAACCCTTTATCCATAAATGCTCGAACTATATCTACATTTTGAGTCAAAATAGCAGATTCATATGTATTTTGTCCTGCTGTGTTTTCTTTTTTAAAATCAATATCTAATCCCAAAAGATCCTTCATTAATTCTGTATTTTTCAATTGATGTAATAAAGCAACTTGAATTATATTATTACCCTCACTATCAAGTTCTAGAATACTTACTTTAACATCTTCGATAAGATAATTAACTAAATCTTTATTTCCCTTCTCAATTGCAGAGTAAAGAACAGTTTCACCCTTTTCATTCTCTAATCCCATATCAAATCCGAATTTGTGGAGTTCCTTTAAAATATCAAATTGTTGATTTTTTACTGCTATATGTGCAAGCGTATCTTTTGATTCACCAATTCGAATCTTACTCATATTTTTATTCATTAAAGAAACTGCAAGTGTTTGATTCGGTAATTTTATAGCTTCACTTATTGAGTTTTCACCTTTACCATTTACAAAATTAACGCTTGCCCCACTATCAAGTAGCAATTCTATCCTCTTTAAATTCTCAACTTTCACTGCCTCGATTAAGGCGTTATCCTTATCTTTTAGCAACAAATAGTTTTCCCATGAAAACGTAAACTTTGTCATAAAACCATACACAATAAAACCGATAAACAACAATAATGTGCCAAGCATAAAGGTGTATTTAGAAATTTTTTTTACTTTTTGTTTAAATAATTCTTGTAGACGCTCCTGTTCAGCTAAACCTTTTTTTCTAAGCGTTTCTTTTTCTTTTTCAAATAGTTTGATATTTTGATTAACGGTCTCTTCATCACTATACTTCGCAAGCACTTCTTCTCTTTCTTTTTTACACCGCTTACATGCTGCCATAGTATCAAGATTAAGACGCCCACAAACACATATCCATTTATCCGCTATTTTCTGTGAAAAATACTTAGCATCATTTCCAGCTTCTGCTTTAACAAAAGATAATTGCTTCGGGTTTTTTATTTCCTCAAGCTCTATATTTTCCAGTTCTGTTTCATTCTTCGTCCACATCGTTTGATCATCAAATAAAACTTTATTAATAACTATATCTATCTGCCTTGTATTAGGAAATTTATCTAATAATATTTTTTCTGTTGTACTAAAAAATCGCATACTATTAACGGATTCTTTTAATTGAAGTTTATATTCAAAGCTATTTAATTGCGAATCAACCGGATCACCAAATTGATCAAAGCAATATATACTAGCTTTAATCCCTTTAATCCTCTTTTCAGATATGTTGTTAAATTTTAGTGAACAATAAACCTTACCTGTGCTTTTACTCTGATACAGTTGATAGTCAAGCAATTCAACGGGACAATCTAGATTTACTAGCATATTACTCCTCCAACCAATTAATTTAACAATTCCAAATCGTCATCTCCTGGTATTTTCCTAACTTTCGAATTTATTTCTTGAAGTAAAGTAATTATTGAAGCTAAGGCTAGAAAGAATATTCCGGATAGAATAACAGATATAATCGAAGCTAACGTTATAGTTAAATGAGATACATAGATGTCTTTAAGTAAAATATACTTTTCTTCGATAAGATCATTACCATAATTTTCATTTGCTGCTTCTTTCCAATACTTCATATCCTCACGTTCTTCATTTAAGCTTGAAATTTGTGTTAAACCAAATAAAATACTAACTACAATTAAAAATACACTAGTAAATTGCAAAACTCTTTTCATCACCTATAGAACTTCCTTCCAATAATAAAATTAATATACATTATTATATACTTATTCCCTACTAATCTCTATCACTTTTCCTTTCGAAATGCCTACAAAACTGGTTCTCATAAATACCAGCGCAAGTAACCTTAACCTGCAACACTACCATTTTGTGGCTTTTAGTAATAATTTTTTTAATCATTCTAATTATCTTCAGTAGTCTTTTAGAATTTCTTACTTAACTGTATGGCAGTAGTATTTTCAAAAGCAGGCTCAAAAAAAAAGACGTATTAATAGACAAAAAACATACCCATTTCATTTACTGAGTATGTTTTCGTGAATTCTTTTCTCCCCTCCTGTGGTGTTTTTCACCTTACCCTCATGGTAATGTTTGGAACACTACAACAATACAAGAAGGATGATGCTCATTCTCGATTTAGTAACATAAATCTTTTTCCTTCCGTTGGTTCAATCTCTACTACCTTCATTTTTTCTTCCATTTCATTAAATCTATAAATACTATAAATATCACATCCATCAATGACTGATTGAGCCTTCTTTATTTCCGTTTCAAAAACACCACAACCACTCCTAAGCCTCTACGCCAATAATGCCTTTAAGGATTTCTTTTTCCAGACAACATGATGATAAGTAGCTTGCACTATCAGATTGACTAAAAATGCAACAGGGTACGCAATCCAAATTCCTTTAATACCGAGTTCGGTGTAATGTGACAAGAAATAGGCAGTCGGTACTTCAATTAGCCAAATACTCGCAATCATAAACACAGTTGGCCACAAAACGGTCCCTGTTGCGCGCATTGTTGCAGTTAAAGATTGCATATGACCAAAGAGTACATAACCCCAAAATGTAATGATCACAAGGCTTTTGGCCATATCAATTGCCTCAGCATTTGTTAAAAATATTTTTAAGATAGGCTCAGAAAAAAGATAAACAATCAGTA of the Lysinibacillus fusiformis genome contains:
- a CDS encoding ankyrin repeat domain-containing protein yields the protein MLVNLDCPVELLDYQLYQSKSTGKVYCSLKFNNISEKRIKGIKASIYCFDQFGDPVDSQLNSFEYKLQLKESVNSMRFFSTTEKILLDKFPNTRQIDIVINKVLFDDQTMWTKNETELENIELEEIKNPKQLSFVKAEAGNDAKYFSQKIADKWICVCGRLNLDTMAACKRCKKEREEVLAKYSDEETVNQNIKLFEKEKETLRKKGLAEQERLQELFKQKVKKISKYTFMLGTLLLFIGFIVYGFMTKFTFSWENYLLLKDKDNALIEAVKVENLKRIELLLDSGASVNFVNGKGENSISEAIKLPNQTLAVSLMNKNMSKIRIGESKDTLAHIAVKNQQFDILKELHKFGFDMGLENEKGETVLYSAIEKGNKDLVNYLIEDVKVSILELDSEGNNIIQVALLHQLKNTELMKDLLGLDIDFKKENTAGQNTYESAILTQNVDIVRAFMDKGLDLNNVDNDVNNALHIYMYTEKENSSFLTELIKKGTDINGLNKQGHTPLYIAIQNGDRNTVEELLKNKVDVNNVTSDGESAIAIAEKYDKSLVEIFERGKLVVKIDEKKNLFMLNGISLDSSKQDVINLLGNPKRKENVGSMFGPLECYKYNLKDGSDKEDLETEVCFTNDRIQIINFELSNNLLNEKWYNDLGEPFSESDDSTNFYLEGTEQVLLFKHAENVAFLYFADFNFYYYSGMEDKIS